GCAATGGGAAGAGAGGAGCCCGAGCTTTCGGATGTAATAAAGTTATTGGAGGCAAAGACCTTGCAACACTGCCACATGACAGAGCTGCAGTTACTGAGAATTTGGGCATGCAGGGGGCACGCGAGGCTCCTGGTTTTATCCCTTCTCCAAATGAGCACACAAGTAACAACACAGCATGTATCAAAACCACAGTGCCTGTTTGGAAGTAAGAAAGCAAGCCACTGGATGGCGGACCTCCCCGTCACTACTCATCCATGCTGACATGCCTCCGCTGTGCTGAGTTTTGTGagaatgaaatgctgttttactCCAATCAGCTCTTTCACATTGTAAGCCAGGGAACTCATCCTGTGTCATCGTCTTGAAGGAACCAATTCcataactctttttttccactgctacCACCTCAAATCAAGAATGAGCTGCAAAAAGTCACTGCAGCTCCTGTGTGGAGCTTTTCATCTTCAAGATTGCAAACAAGACTGAAACACAGGGAAGTACCTTGGAGAGGAAGCAGATATGCTCATACAGAATTGACATAGATAAATATTGAAAACTGAGAATAACAATAAAGATGATTTACAAAGCAGTAATCTCCAAGCGGCTACTCCCTTATTGCTGGGGGAAGGTTGTAAAGGATGTACTAGATTGCTTAGCCTGCGCCACAGTAACTGAGGCAGGCAGGTAGAGCTCCTGTGTTTTCTGGAGTACTgtgcagaaattatttaatcatCCATACATGCATGGAACCTCACATGTCATACCTTGAGTACTAtgctcagttttgggctccGCACTATGAAAAGGATATTGAGTTGCTGGAGTGCATtgagagaagagcaatgaagctggtgaagtgacaagaaaataagagttaggaggagcggctgagggaactggggctgtgtagtctggagaagaggaggctgagggcagaCATCATTGGTCtttacaactacctgaaaggaggttgcagtgagaagggtgttggtctctttctcaggtgacaagtgataggacacgaggaaacagcctcaagttgcaccaggggaggtttagattggatgtcaggaagaatttcttcatggagatgGTGGTCAAGCTTTGGAGCGGGCTgcacagggaagtggtggagtccccatctcTGGGGGTATTCAGTAGATAGATGTATGGATGTGACACTAAAAAACATGGTctagtgatgggacttggtaggtcagaTTGACAGTCGAACTTGGcgatcttgaaggtctttccaacctagatgattctatgattgtgtGTCCTAAGAAATGTTTTCCCCAACAAACCTGTCTCCCAGCCTCCTGGGAGAGAATGGCATGTCTGCATTGTGGTTCACAACAAAAGCCCCGATGTGTGTGTGATGTGAAGCAGCCTGGACGCTCCAGCAAGTGTGGGAAGCTGCTACAGACTCAGGCTTTTAGGCCTACCCGGTAGCAGGGGGGTCTGTAGGGGTGGCTCCAGATGAGGCTCCTTATGGCCCCACATCAGAGCTGACCTTCAACACAGGCAGACAGACcactgggagggaagggaaagaaactgCAGAGCCTGCCAGTGCAGTCAGGGCCCAGCCAGTGTGGTCCCCAAAAAGCTGactcttctctgggctgagaggacccagctccctcagctgctccctgtGTGTGtcctgtgctccagcccccaACCAGCTGAGTGGCCTCTGCTGGAATCACCCCCAACATGTTAGGGTCCCCCTTGTATCAGGGAGCCCAAAACTGGGTACAGTGCTCCAGATGTGGTCTTTCAAGCACCAAAGAGAGGGAAATGATCACTTCCCTCAGGCTGCTGTCCATGCTTTTGCTAATGCAACTCTTCTTCATCAACATCTCTGCACGGGCTTATGTCCACCAGGGCCCCAGGACCCTTTTTACACAGCTTGCTTTCTGGGCAGTGGCGCCAGCCCACACCAGTGCATGGGGTTTttctgtcccagtgctctgcctTTGTCCTGGTTGATCTTTATGGGCTTGATGTTCAACAAGATCAAgagcaaagtcctgcacctcgATCAGAGCAATCCCACGCACATATACAATCTTGGTGGAGAATGgtttgagagcagccctgaggagaaggacttgggggtgctGGCTAATGAAAAAatcaacatgagctggcaatatgtgcttgcagcccagaaagccaactgcatcctgggctgcgtcaaaagcagcgtggccagcagggtgagggaggtgattctccccctctgctctgctcacctggagcactgtgctcagctctggggtccccagcacaaggacatggatgtgttagagtgagtccagaggaagcTCATGAGGATGaacagagggctggagcacctctcctatgcagaGTGCTCCCACAGAAATATGTGTACACTGGAGTCCTGTTTCATTTGCTAATaacatatttattcattttctatttgcttATTTCTATATGActgaaaactgacagaaaaatcCACCTCTGTTCTAtgcatttatatgaaaaattagaATTCAGAAAAGAATGACTACTCCACAATATGAAGTAAGTATCaggcagctctgaaaaaaaaaaataaatcattaagcAGATACCCAAGGAAGTATTTTGCCTTTTGATTTCTTAAGAGAACAACAGGCTTGAGCAGAAATGCACTTCAAGATCTGGAATGCAGAAAATTATCAATAGCAATGCAAGATAGGCCTCAAAGCAATACAAGACAGGCCTCAAAACTAAGCAAAATATGTAGATAGCACAAAAGATTCTGTTAGTATTCCCTTTGTAAAATGCAAACCatattgcttttaaagaaactaCATTATCCGTGTCTCACTGAATATTGTTTCTCTAAATGGGAGCTGTAGCCTGCGAATTCTTGTTTCTCATAAGTCATTCCTGTACATTTGCATCTGTATGGACTTGGATGCATCTTCTTCCGTTGTGTTTTGCCTCCCTCCTGGGTGTCAAGAAGGTGATGGGAGGGAAGTCACTCAGTGCAGGTGCGCCAGCCTAGTATCCATTCTGCTTGTAATACTGGGCTCGAGCGACCACATCATTGGCATAGTCATCATGGGTAGTGCCAATGTCCATCCTTGCATAGCTTTGGACATTCCTGTCTCCGGCGTTGTAGGCAGAAATCCCACCTGAAATGAAACACCGAAAGATGCCATGCAGACTTTAAACAAAATTCCACCCTGATGCGTCCTGGTTTTGCTTGTGGAGGAAGCTTTCGCTTATCAGGACTTTGGAATTGGGGATGTGGTGTTATCAGAGCTTCTCTGTCTTAACCAGGGCTCTGCAAAAGGCCTACATGTATTGCTGCATCTGCCAACACATTGTAAAAATACTGGGGGGTATGTTCACAGACACTTGCAGCTTGATGAATTTGCATCTCCCACCTGGCCCAGCACAAGCCCTCTGGCTGCAGCAAGCTTGTTCACAACGCAATATAAGATCCAATAGCCTCGTAACTTCTCACTCATTCTTGAAAACTACTTCTCTCTAAAGAGCTTTAAAACATAACCACACCTTGCACTGCACAGGAGCTTTCCTGGCTGCCAAGCAGCAGGCACTTTTTCCATGTTGCATGACACCGTTTTGCAGTCCCCAAATACCTCTTTCCCCCCATCGACAGCAACACAgagagagctgctggctgcgTTCAAGCTACTCAGAGCTACTTATTAACTTGGGTGGTTGTAGGAGATTCTTTGTTGTCAGATGAGGAGAGTTTGACTCTTCCATAAATCAGGTTTCATctgtataaatatttgctgCATGGCACTGAAAACACGCAGAGGCTGCCATGTtaaggaaaggcagaaacaaCACAGTTTGCCAAGCCTTGCCTTTTGCCTGTGaaataaaagctctgaaaaGCTAAGCGATGCTCTTAGAAATGTAGTCATTAAGGAACAAAGGaactttgaaagagaaaacttgCAGAACTAGTGGATGAGAGCCCCTGGACCACCGTCCTTAGGGACAGAGGAACGgatcagagctggcaactctGTAAGGACACTTTGCTTTGAGCACAAGAGCTCTCCATCCCCATGTAGAAGGAAtccagcagggagggcaggaagcTGGGGCAGCTGAGCAAGACTGAGatgcaaaaaggaaatgcacaggcaggggaagcagggacatgtggcctgggaagagtacagggatgctGTATGGATGTTCAGGGATGGGggcaggaaagccaaggcacaaaTGGAACTGAGCCTGGCAAGGGAAGCACGAAAATAACAAGGGATTCAATGGATACATcggccagaaaagaaagaccaAGGGGATTTATTCCCTCTGCTGGATGATAATGAAGAACTGTTAATGACAcaaggagaaggctgaggtacacAACAACTTATTTTCCTCAGCCTTCACTGCtagtcaggcttcccacatgtctcatttccctgaacctgtagGTGAGGGCTGAGggagcaaagagcaggttcCAGACCACCcgatgaaactgaacaggttCAAGTCTATGGGACCCCATGACATGCCCTGACAGGGGCCCTGAGGGAACTAGCTGATgcagttgccaagcctctctccaatGTATTTGAAAAGACCTGGCAGccaggtgaagtccctggtgactggtaaaagggaaatatcactcacatttttaaaaaggttagGAAGGAGGgcccagggaactacagaccagtgagcctaatgtgaacctaatgaggttcaacaagtccaagtgcaaggtgctgctcctgggtcagggcaatcccagacatgagtacagactgggagaagaactcattgagagcagccctgcagagaaggacctgggggttctggtggacaaaagcttgacaggagccagcagtgcgtgcttgcagcccagaaggccaactgcatcctgggctgcatcaacagaggagtgggcagcagggcgagggaggggattgtccaCCTCTACTCTGCCACgtggagtgctgcatccaggtctggagccaACAGCACTAcaaggatgtggggctgttagagtgcgtccagaggagggccacaaagatgactggagagctggagcacctctcctatgaagaaaggctgagagagatggggctgttcagcctgaaggctctggggagacctcactacggcctttcagtacttaaagggggcttagcaaaagatggagagtgacttttaCAAAGACAGATAATGATGGGACAAgaaggaatggttttaaattaaaaggggagatttagattagcttttaggaggaaattcttcactcagaggatggtgaggcaccggcacaggttgcccagagaagctgtggatgccccatccctggaggcatttaAGGCCAGTCTGGatagggctttgggcaaccaGTTCTGGAGGGTGGGTGGGTGGCATTGccacccatggcaggggtgttggaactgTGTGATGTTAAAGGAGATCCAgttccaacccaagccattctatgactctgtgaAATCATTCAGTGTGCCCTTGTCCTagactttttcttccctcctggACAAAATCTGTGGTCTGCACATTACCTTTCAGCTGCTGATCCTTTGTCCACCGTGGGAACTTGTTCTGTATTCTCTTTATAAAATTGATAAGTATTGTCGTGCCCTGAGTGATATGGACTTCTCCATTCCACGTTCCCTGGGGGTTATGGCTTCTTCTGTCAACCTAGAAATATCAAAAAGTCATTTCCCTGTGGTAATGGATGACATGTTTAGAAGGTTTACTTTTATTCATATGACATTAGTTTGTCGGGTTTTAGTGGAGCATCAACAAATACCTGCATTAAGCCAAATCCATTTCCACCGTCACCCCAGCCGTTCTTCAGTACTTTACCAGCGTGAGATTCACGAGAGATGATGCCAGCAATCACAGCGGGCTCAACACACAGCTTTTCGCCAACTTTCTTAATGAGTGTTTTGTATCTATTCATAGCTTGTAGGTCTCGTTCAGCAATCTTTCTTGAAGCTGGAACTCCTGTAATGAAAACCAGAAGCAAAGATGCCTTGTCTCCAGGAGGCAGACCATGCCTCTAGGTATATTACGCAGGCTCAGCAGCCGGTGTGTGTccagcattttgaaaatctgaaagatTTGGGATTATTGTGCTACCATGGAAGAGAGCAATCTGGCAGAAGAGTGATACTTACCGCAGTAGTTTAAGCCCTCTGGTTTTGCAGTTTTGCATGAAGCCCCAGTGGTGTCAATTCTGTTTACATTGCCGTAGCAATCCGTGCGGGCCTGGCAGGCACCTGAAAAGGTTGCATGGAAAGAGTTAAGCATCTTGCACCCTGCACCTTGCAACTGGCACCCTGCACCCACCCCTCCCTCAGAGGTGACCCCTCCTGCAAGACTCGCAGGAGGAGCTGAGCACTTTCCTGGCCCAACACAATTTGATGGCAACTGAGATTTTGGAGAGGGGCTACAGGGTGGTGTCTTAATCTCCTGGGGCTGCTCGGGGGATGAGCGTGGCGGGGCAGTGTGGGATGCTGACTTACCCAGGAGGGCAGCAAGGCCCATCAGCACGAGCATCAGGCTCATGGGGTAGTTCTTCATGAGCACACAAAGCAACCTGCAAAATCAAtcaaaaaacaagaagaaatgaattCATCTCACTGCTTGCTGAGTAAACACAAAGAAACTGTTTCTGAGCTGATGGGATATTTCTCTTGGTTGGATGTACAAAGAGATATTTAAGTGCAATCATGTCCCTCTGCTAGCTTGAAACCTCTCACCAGAGCCTTGGGACCTCTCATATCTGATGATGTTTCCAGCACACATTTTCTACAGTGTCTTAGTAACCTCCTTCCAACCTCCTCCAACTCCAATatttaattcaggaaaaaataaaatgagtgaTGTTCAGTGCTCTTCGCTGCTGTGCTCCCACCATGAATGCCCTTATTCTGTACCCATAATCTATACAAACCACCTTCACGACATCAAATCAGCTTTGCCAGCATCTTCTGAGGCTTTATATGCAGATATTGGCACTTGCAAGCTACACTTTGTCTAAAATATCATGGATGACTACTTCAGGGTGAGCTGTACTCCGGGAGCACATGCTTCCCATTGCTGGCTGATAAGGGAACCAGGGGATATGGGCTCACATGTGGATGGGAGCCATCTAAATTCAGGTGAGATGAATCTGGGTCTAGAGGACAAATCTTCATGTCCTTATGCAAGCAGAAATCTCATGCAGCAAAAACCTGCAGCCTCTGGGCTGCTGAGGAGGTGGTATTGCCGAAGGGAATAAGAAGCCCCCCTCACCCGAAGTGGTATCTTACCTACGTGTcttcagctcagctgctgccacaGGTCTGAGGTCTGGGGAGGTTTAATATATAGGGTGAGCTGCCTTCCGTTCTGTGGTAATCTGACACTGTGTTGAAATGCACTGGGCTGTGGTTTTGTAAGGTTTAACAGCAGTTTTCCAGTGTGAACAGAACCTGTTGCACTATAAACATTGGCATGGTGGCAAGTATGTTCTGGGGAGTGGCATTTTCCAGgtgtcaaaaagaaaacaaaatcacattgTTTTTCTCTGGGTGACCCTTGTGTTTCACACCCTATTCCTGGAGGGAACCACAGTGAGGGCTGAGTATCCATCTATCAAGCAGGTGTTTGTTGTGGTCCCATCCTGGTGTCCTGGGCTGTGTCCATACTGCTCGagagcagagggctggggctgacCCTGGCTGATGACTGGgtgctgtgcttctgcaggACAAGCTCCTTACCAGCCCCACAAAgacctctccctctctcctgccATTCCCCAGACATATTTCTGCTTTCCCCACGACTTCAATTGCTCTCTGAAACCCCTCTCTTCTCCTGTCCCACCTCTGTCCAGAGCCAGTTTTGGGGAGGCGCAACccttggaggaagaaaaaggatgcAGCAAAGCTCAGTGGCCAAAGGTGCTGTGCTACAGCCTGTTGGGCAGTGGTGGGGATCTCCTCATAGCCGCGCcaaaaatcagagaatcacagactcacagaatggtttgggttggaagggaccttaaagaccatctaattccaaccccctgccatgggcagggacacctcccactagaccaggttgcccaaatccccatccagcctggccttgaacacctccagggatggggcatgcgcagcttctctctgcagcttgttccagtgcctcaccactctcaaTGTAaggaatttcctcctaatacctaatctaaatctgtcctcttttagtttaaaactgttacccCTTGTCTTACTGCTACATTCCCTGATAgagagttgctctccatctttcctgtagAGCCCCTTTaagcactggaaggctgcagaagAAAGAGTATCAGCTTCTGtggcttctgttttttgtctttGGTGGCTGTGGTCAGTCTCTAAAGGGTGTGTAGAAAGTGCAGTGAGGACATCTTGGGCCAGAGATGCCCAACTGTCTTTGTGGCACGACTGATGAGTTCTGCCAATGCCTTTCTTCACAAGCTTCCTTCGCTGGTACGCAGTGATGCAGTGGACATCACTCCATCTCCCAGAGCACCTCCTGGACACGGAGCCACTGCATGGTGCTAGCAGTGGTTAAAGGAGCAGTGAGCTGCTCCCCCAGGTTTACCTTTATTGTTCCCTTGTTCCGTAGCTGGTGAGTGCTTAGGGGACCTGGAAATTGTGCTCAATAATGTTGTTATTGTAACATTATCTTTTTGAAATGTCACGGAAGGAGAAGCTGATAACGAACAAAGGACTGGGGATTTTCACTCCATTTGAGTTGGAAAGAACAAGGTAAATAACAATAAGTTGACTATTAATCAATTGCTGTGGTCCTGGGGCTAGCCGAACCTCTCTTTGTGCCTTGTCTATGCTTTCTCCAAAGGATCCCTCTCAAGCCCATGATTTCACCTTTCCCACAAGTACTGTGCTCCCATGGTGGGATCACCATGATAATGTGTCAGCAGCACCTTCCCAGACGCTCTGatctgctctgcctctgcagttTACTCCCTCTGGTAGCCAGAGGAATGCCATGATCCAAAACAGCCTTCTTAAAATGCTGCATATTTAGCTCTAAAAACAAAGCCCAGCTTTGCAGGAAGGAGGGCTGCAGATGCCTGAGCATACTGAGGTTCCCCAGCTTCTTCTCATATAACCTCTGCTCCAACCCCAACCAGGTCGGTGGCCTGTGCTGGACTTGTTACACCATGTCAGGGTCCTTTCTGTACTGGGGCTTCTGCCCAAAACTGGGAGTGCCAAATAGATGGTAAGAGCCACTTCATGGACCTACTGGTGATGcttttcctaatgcagcccaggaggctggtggccttctttgctgcaagggtGTGTTACCAGCTCCTGGTCAACTTGTTGTCCACCATGACATCCAGGACCTTCTGTACGGAGCTGATTTCCAACTGTGTGGTCCCCAGCAAGTACTGGTGCAAGGGGCTTTTCCATCTGACTTGGCACTGCCTATAGCTGAATTTCATGAGAtccccatccagcctgtccGTGTCCCTCTGACCAGCAGCTGTGTCCTGCTAAGCACCTATGGACTTCCTGGGAGTGGTCTCTGTCTCTAGTCCAAGTTGGGATTGAGGACACTAAACACTCCTGGCTACAGGATTGGTCCTCAAAGAATGGCACAAGTAGCTGGCCACCAGCAAGACTTTGAATTGTAGGGCATCACCCTTTGGCCACAATGGTCTGTCAGTTCTTCATCCTCCATATAGAGTGATCCAACAATCCTGTTGCTGAAATAGCTCAGATCTGTGGCACAATGGTACAGTACATATAGCAAGGGTCTCAATGATCCAGTCAATAAACTGTGTTCATGAACTACCAGCAGGCAGCTCTTAATTATCACAGCAATCATATGGGAGAGGCTACTCTGGTTCACCCAGAAGTCAGACTGTTGGGCACTGGGTCAGACCTTGGCACCAGCTACTCTATAACCGCATGTCACCTTCTTCACCTCTTCTCTTAACTGAGCAGCACTCATTTTCTCCAGATCTTTTTGTAGGACATTCTTCATCTGCTGGGTTCTTGCTTACCACCACTGAACTTCCTTGTCTTGTGTAATGTCCATCAAGATCCTGCACAAGCTGTCTGCTCACGTCCTAATTTGGGACACGGAGtggaatttaaatattaatttctacGTTATGCTCTTATTTCCCTGTACCCTAACTTGTGCCATTCCAGCAGCCGGCATGTGGAAAGGTTTAATTTCAGTAATGAGGAACTTTCAGCACtagttgaaaataaataataaaataataaaactaataattaaaaatatattaaaataataaataataaaaataaaaatagaaaacctgCCTTTGTGGACCTTTAGGTACAATGGGTGGTTGCACTAAACTTCTTCAGTATGGTGGTAAATTGAGTTATGGCTGAATTAACTGAGGTTTGGCTGAGAAGGCAGGGAATTAGTAAAATAACACCTGATTTAAAGGGCAGAAATGGGACCAGCAGCAGAGGTATTTTCGCCACACCTGCCTTGCAACAAGAAACCTTTGCTGTTCTTCAGGAGGCATGGTGCTGGGAgcgagggctgcagcagggcagttTGCAGGGGTGAAGGCCCAGGAGAGTCCTGGGTCAGCTCCACCCTCAGCACCTGGCCTCGTTCCTGCTCTTGAGAGTTTCTCATCTATTGCTAATTGGCTCAATAAAGGTTAATTTAGAAATGACTGATCCGAGTTACGCCTTCAGGTGAGAAACTGGACTGCTGCAAGCTTCCCAGTGCAATTAAGCCCATTTAGGCcgtgcaggaggaggaggggagccACCCCATCTCTGACAGGAGGTGGGAGGCCCTGGGTGCCAGGAGGCCCCTGGTCCTGAGGGGGGGCATAAATAGGGCCTGGAGCACCAGTGAGGTGGGAGAGATAGGTAGGGGGATGAGGTGTTGGCTTAGAGAGCCATGGGAGGAGCTTGGGAAGCTTCAGGGACAAGAGGAACCAGCCTAGGAGGGGTGGGCTCCACCTGAGCTGTAATggagccaggctgcagctctggtggCTGGGAAGGTTGTGGAGGGACATTTAAACCCGAAgctggggagagctggcagATGCACAGGAATACCCGATTTGGATTGATGGGATCTCAGAGACTTGGTGGAGGCTAGAAAATCCATGGGatactgtcctggtttcagttaggacagttatttttcctcctagtagctggtNNNNNNNNNNggggggagggtgagcgaacggctgtgtggtgtttagctgccagtcgggttaaaccacaacagatacAGCACTGCCAGCCTTACAGGAATGAGATGTAATGGTGGAGGAGGGATGCCGTATGTGGAGGATACAAGTGTAGCaccataaaaacatttcaggaaaagcaaGGCACCCTAAAATCCCATGGGTGGAAATCCCAGacaatgctaaaaaaaaaatgccatggtAGGACTGTACTATTGTCTCTCCATGAAGACAATGCTGGTCAGTGAGATTGGAGAGGCAGCAAACACAGGACAGTGGTAAGAGCCGGAGCCTACGCATAGGCTATGCCAGTGCCTCATCAGGGTGAgatacagaaacagaatttttggTGGCAATAAATCAGAAAGAGATGAAGTGGAAAATGCAGGCCATGTGCTCTCAGTATGAGAGTTTCAAGGAAGATAATtaagaaaactgaagcaaacGCTAAAAGCAACAGTGCCTTTGGTAGGCACTGCCAAAGGAACAGCCCCAAACCAGAGAAGCCTGTAAGCATCCTGGAGGctgttcaaaaaaaaacttgttggAAGCCCACATTGAGGGTCTCTGCCTCTCAGCAAGGATGTAGAATAGGAGAAACCTGACTAAAATCAACAGGGGAATGGTACAGCCCTGTGATGAGGGGGGATGAAAGAGgctggaaagcaaaaatgttgGTCACCACATCCTGCAGCATAAAACCTAAGGGGTGCTGAGTGAAACCAGGAAGAGAGGCAGAGACCAGCTTAAAACAggcaaagacatttctttttgcagtaAAAGGTGAACTTCTGGGCTGACAGCACTGACACTTTCCCAAAATGACTGGATGGATTCAGCATCATCGTACAGGGTGGATGTGCATGCTGCCACCCCTGTTAAACCACTGGGGAAGCTGGGGTCATATGAGGAAAATGGACTGCAAAAAGCTGCCAGGCTTCCCCAGGCAGCATCTTCTGCtacagctgctggaggcagacCTGGGGGGTGACCACTGGTCTGACCCACAAAGCGTTTCCAACATTCATCTGACATCTCCAGCTGAAGGAAGGGCCAGTGATGCCCTTTCTGACCTGTATAAACTTGAACTTGTTtctaccaggaagaaaaatcctaaGATGAGCCTAATATTTTGGGGTGTGGTTCTGCACGTGCAACCACAAAAAGGCTCAGACAGGGGAACAGGTTCTTAGCCGGGAAATCCCAACCCAGTTTTTCAACAGgcaacaaagcagaacaaacagcTTTTGAGATCTACATTGCTGTGATGGCACTTCCCATTGTTTTATATCTCTCAGAGAGAAGACACGTGGACATGTGGCCCAGATCCATCCAAATCCAGCATTCAGAGTCAGCCACCAAAGGAACCTACATGCCCACATGGCTCACGGCTCTGGCCCATGGGGAGTTGCCTTTGGCAGggttttcctgctgtttcagCTATTGCTGTATTGATTGATCACTCTGCCTGGTGTCCATAGAAGTCCGTCACTGCAGCCCCAGGCTCTAGGCAGACCTGTGCCTGAGCCAGGGAGGGGTCAGCCCACACCACCAGCAGCTTAGCCAGGGGATGAAGGAGAAAACTTGACATGTCAGGTTTgctatttattataaaaaaggACATTTAAATACTCTTCTCAAGATTGGTAGCAAAAACAGTGCACAAGATCCTAACAAAGAAGCTCTTGCTTCCTTGTCTGCAATTTATTGTCTTACCTATTTGCTGACTGTGGAGTCTGATG
The nucleotide sequence above comes from Oxyura jamaicensis isolate SHBP4307 breed ruddy duck chromosome 1, BPBGC_Ojam_1.0, whole genome shotgun sequence. Encoded proteins:
- the LOC118160837 gene encoding lysozyme g, with the translated sequence MKNYPMSLMLVLMGLAALLGACQARTDCYGNVNRIDTTGASCKTAKPEGLNYCGVPASRKIAERDLQAMNRYKTLIKKVGEKLCVEPAVIAGIISRESHAGKVLKNGWGDGGNGFGLMQVDRRSHNPQGTWNGEVHITQGTTILINFIKRIQNKFPRWTKDQQLKGGISAYNAGDRNVQSYARMDIGTTHDDYANDVVARAQYYKQNGY